The following proteins are co-located in the Mesorhizobium australicum WSM2073 genome:
- a CDS encoding ROK family transcriptional regulator translates to METATARHGSPEANESLIHRGTNQSGMRDHNERLVLSLVRQHGSLAKSDIARMTGLSAQTVSVIMRELEEESLLVRQAPLRGKIGQPSIPMALNPEGAFFIGLKIGRRSAELVLIDFLGQVRAMLQHSYRYPAPRETVEFVTSGMKAMRGELTPAQDKRIAGLGIAMPFELWNWADTAGAPRDVMDEWRHRDIRTDIQAQCDFPVYLQNDATSACGAELVFGQTGAARDFVYFYIGAFAGGGIVLNGRLFGGPTGNAGALGSMPVPGPDGKPTQLIDVASIAMLEKTLNARGVEASYLWTSPEDWGEIGAALDEWIASASQALAYAIVAASSVIDFEAAVIDGWMPKAVRQRLVEAVVTAIGAIDGEGLKLPAVREGSVGIHARALGGASLPLSERFLIGSTTISRGA, encoded by the coding sequence GTGGAGACGGCCACTGCGAGGCATGGTTCGCCCGAAGCGAACGAGAGCCTTATTCACCGCGGCACCAACCAGAGTGGCATGCGCGACCACAACGAGCGCCTGGTGCTTTCGCTGGTGCGCCAGCACGGCAGTCTGGCGAAGTCCGACATTGCCCGCATGACCGGACTTTCGGCGCAGACGGTCTCGGTCATCATGCGCGAACTGGAGGAAGAAAGCTTGCTCGTGCGCCAGGCGCCGTTGCGCGGCAAGATCGGCCAGCCCTCGATCCCCATGGCACTCAACCCCGAAGGCGCCTTCTTCATCGGCCTCAAGATCGGCCGCCGCAGCGCCGAACTCGTGCTGATCGATTTCCTCGGACAGGTGCGCGCGATGCTGCAGCATTCCTACCGCTACCCTGCCCCACGCGAGACGGTCGAGTTCGTCACGTCAGGCATGAAGGCGATGCGCGGCGAGCTGACGCCGGCACAGGACAAGCGCATCGCCGGACTTGGCATCGCCATGCCTTTCGAGCTCTGGAACTGGGCCGACACCGCCGGCGCGCCGCGCGACGTGATGGACGAATGGCGCCATCGTGACATCAGGACCGACATCCAGGCGCAATGCGATTTTCCGGTCTATCTGCAGAACGATGCCACCTCCGCCTGCGGCGCCGAACTGGTCTTTGGCCAGACGGGCGCGGCGCGGGATTTCGTCTATTTCTACATCGGCGCCTTTGCTGGCGGCGGCATCGTGCTCAACGGCCGGCTGTTTGGCGGGCCGACCGGCAATGCCGGCGCGCTCGGCTCAATGCCTGTGCCGGGGCCGGATGGAAAACCGACCCAGCTGATCGACGTGGCCTCGATCGCCATGCTCGAAAAAACACTCAACGCGCGTGGCGTCGAGGCCTCGTATCTGTGGACCTCACCCGAGGATTGGGGGGAGATCGGCGCCGCGCTGGACGAGTGGATCGCCAGCGCCTCGCAGGCGCTCGCCTACGCCATCGTGGCAGCGTCCTCGGTCATCGATTTCGAAGCCGCGGTGATCGACGGCTGGATGCCGAAGGCCGTGCGCCAGAGGCTGGTCGAGGCGGTCGTGACGGCAATCGGCGCGATCGACGGCGAAGGGCTGAAACTTCCGGCCGTCCGCGAGGGAAGCGTGGGTATCCATGCCCGGGCGCTCGGCGGCGCCAGCCTGCCGCTTTCCGAACGCTTCCTGATCGGTTCGACGACGATCTCCAGGGGCGCGTGA
- the cysQ gene encoding 3'(2'),5'-bisphosphate nucleotidase CysQ produces MLEIFERLALAAGREVMRVFHAGCAVDRKSDASPVTEADRESEKIILAGLRAAFPDIPCVAEEEAAAGIMPGELGETFFLIDPLDGTKEFVNRRTDFTVNIALVRHGVPEVGVVFAPCSGRFFSGRPGRAEALEVDGDYHIVSRRPISVRTAATPLAVVASRSHNTPETEAYIRDLGAAEIVSVGSSLKFCLLANAEADVYPRFGRTMEWDTAAGDAVLRAAGGTTRTLDGKPLTYGKRNQADDADFANPHFIASGEAAIQGRIGRR; encoded by the coding sequence ATGCTTGAAATCTTCGAGCGGCTGGCGCTAGCCGCCGGGCGCGAGGTGATGCGCGTATTCCACGCCGGCTGCGCGGTCGACCGCAAGTCGGACGCCTCGCCGGTCACCGAGGCGGACCGCGAGAGCGAGAAGATCATTCTTGCAGGCCTGCGCGCCGCATTCCCCGATATTCCGTGCGTGGCCGAGGAGGAAGCGGCGGCCGGCATCATGCCGGGCGAACTTGGCGAGACCTTCTTCCTCATTGATCCGCTTGATGGCACCAAGGAATTCGTCAACCGGCGCACCGACTTCACCGTCAATATCGCGCTTGTCCGCCATGGTGTGCCGGAAGTCGGCGTTGTCTTCGCACCCTGCAGCGGCCGGTTTTTTTCCGGGCGACCGGGCAGGGCGGAAGCCCTCGAAGTCGATGGCGACTACCACATCGTTTCCCGCCGGCCGATTTCGGTGAGAACGGCCGCGACGCCGCTGGCCGTGGTTGCCAGCCGCTCGCACAACACGCCGGAAACCGAAGCCTATATTCGCGACCTTGGTGCCGCCGAGATCGTCTCGGTCGGTTCGTCACTGAAATTCTGCCTCCTCGCCAATGCCGAGGCGGATGTTTATCCGCGCTTCGGTCGCACCATGGAATGGGACACCGCTGCGGGTGACGCGGTGCTGCGTGCCGCCGGCGGCACGACGCGGACGCTGGACGGCAAGCCCTTAACCTATGGCAAGCGCAACCAGGCCGATGACGCGGACTTCGCCAATCCGCATTTCATCGCCAGCGGCGAGGCTGCAATCCAGGGACGTATCGGACGTAGGTGA
- a CDS encoding DegT/DnrJ/EryC1/StrS family aminotransferase — protein MQFIDLGAQRERIRDRLKAAIDHVVEDGRYILGPQVAEFEKKLAAYVGVKHVIACANGTDALLLPLFAAGIGPGDAVFVPSFTFAATAEVVALAKAEPVFVDVDPTTYNIDIASLEAAIAAIKKEGRLKPKAIIPVDLFGLAADYEALMTIANREGLLVIEDAAQSMGGSLEGRMCGALGHVGSTSFYPAKPLGCYGDGGAMFTNDDALADALRSFAFHGKGETQYDNIRVGINSRLDTLQAAILLEKLAILEEEMVARQVVAQRYAEGLGDIVTAARNLGGSRSAWAQYAIETPKRDGLKAHLSEKGIPSVIYYVKPLHEQIAYRDYPRTPTGLAVSEDLPKRILCLPMHPYLSEADQDRIIETIRNYIGSNSAQAAAE, from the coding sequence ATGCAATTCATCGATCTTGGCGCGCAGCGCGAACGAATCCGCGACCGGCTGAAAGCCGCGATCGACCACGTGGTCGAGGATGGCCGCTACATCCTTGGCCCGCAGGTCGCCGAATTCGAGAAGAAGCTCGCCGCCTATGTCGGCGTCAAGCATGTGATTGCCTGCGCCAACGGCACCGACGCACTGCTTTTGCCGCTGTTCGCCGCCGGCATCGGCCCGGGTGACGCGGTGTTCGTGCCGAGCTTCACCTTCGCCGCCACGGCGGAAGTGGTGGCGCTGGCCAAGGCCGAGCCGGTTTTCGTCGATGTCGATCCGACAACCTACAACATCGACATCGCCAGCCTCGAGGCGGCGATCGCGGCCATCAAGAAGGAAGGTCGACTGAAGCCTAAGGCGATCATCCCCGTCGACCTGTTCGGTCTTGCCGCCGACTATGAGGCGCTCATGACTATTGCCAATCGCGAAGGCTTATTGGTGATCGAGGACGCAGCCCAGTCCATGGGGGGCTCGCTCGAAGGCAGGATGTGCGGCGCGTTGGGCCATGTCGGCTCGACCAGCTTCTATCCGGCCAAGCCGCTTGGCTGCTATGGCGACGGCGGCGCGATGTTCACCAATGATGACGCGCTGGCCGACGCGCTCAGATCCTTCGCCTTCCACGGCAAGGGCGAGACGCAGTACGACAACATCCGCGTCGGCATCAATTCACGGCTCGACACGCTGCAGGCGGCGATCCTGCTCGAGAAGCTCGCCATCCTCGAGGAAGAGATGGTGGCGCGGCAGGTGGTGGCCCAACGCTACGCTGAAGGCCTTGGTGACATCGTCACCGCAGCCCGCAACCTGGGTGGCAGCCGCTCGGCCTGGGCGCAATATGCGATCGAAACGCCGAAACGCGACGGGCTTAAAGCGCATTTGAGCGAAAAGGGCATTCCGTCCGTCATCTACTACGTCAAGCCGCTGCATGAGCAGATCGCCTATCGCGACTACCCGCGCACGCCGACCGGCCTTGCCGTTTCGGAGGACCTGCCGAAACGCATCCTGTGCCTGCCGATGCACCCCTATCTCAGCGAGGCCGACCAGGACCGGATCATCGAAACGATCCGCAATTATATCGGCTCGAACTCGGCGCAGGCCGCGGCCGAATAG
- a CDS encoding carbohydrate kinase family protein — translation MILCCGEALIDMLPRTTTENEPAFAPYVGGAVFNTAIALGRLGAPAGFFSGLSSDLFGGQFRDALGASKVSSTYAHTSPRPTTLAFVRLNNGQATYTFYDENTAGRMLTIEDLPQLGSEIEAMLFGAISLISEPAGSAYEEFMQREHEARVMMLDPNIRPNFIPDKAKHLRRIREMMAMADIVKLSDEDLHWFGEAGSHEDVVRNWLDRGPKLIVVTHGSEGAVGYSKQHRVTVMPETVKVVDTVGAGDTFNAGILASLHEQGLLTKAAISSLSEDAIRKALALGAKAAAVTVSRAGANPPWRHEIG, via the coding sequence ATGATCCTCTGCTGCGGCGAAGCCCTGATCGACATGCTGCCGCGCACCACTACGGAGAATGAGCCGGCTTTTGCCCCCTATGTCGGCGGCGCTGTCTTCAACACAGCGATCGCGCTCGGCCGCTTGGGCGCGCCGGCCGGCTTCTTCTCGGGCCTGTCGTCGGACCTGTTCGGCGGTCAGTTCAGGGACGCGTTGGGGGCGAGCAAGGTCAGTTCCACCTACGCGCACACCTCGCCCCGACCGACGACCCTGGCCTTCGTGCGGCTGAACAATGGCCAGGCGACCTACACCTTCTATGACGAGAACACGGCCGGGCGCATGCTGACCATCGAAGACCTGCCGCAACTCGGCAGCGAGATCGAGGCGATGCTGTTCGGCGCCATCAGCCTGATCTCGGAGCCGGCTGGGTCGGCCTATGAGGAATTCATGCAGCGCGAGCATGAGGCTCGCGTAATGATGCTCGATCCCAACATCCGGCCGAACTTCATTCCCGACAAGGCCAAGCACCTCAGGCGCATCCGGGAGATGATGGCGATGGCCGACATCGTCAAACTGTCGGACGAAGATCTCCACTGGTTCGGCGAAGCCGGCTCGCACGAGGATGTCGTGCGCAATTGGCTCGACCGCGGCCCGAAGCTGATCGTCGTCACGCATGGCAGCGAGGGTGCCGTTGGCTATAGCAAACAGCATCGTGTCACCGTCATGCCGGAGACAGTGAAGGTGGTGGACACCGTCGGCGCCGGAGACACGTTCAACGCCGGCATCCTTGCCTCCCTGCATGAGCAAGGCCTGTTGACGAAGGCGGCGATTTCCAGCCTGTCCGAAGACGCCATCCGCAAAGCATTGGCGCTCGGCGCCAAGGCGGCGGCAGTGACGGTATCACGAGCCGGCGCCAATCCCCCGTGGCGGCACGAGATCGGCTGA
- a CDS encoding sugar ABC transporter substrate-binding protein yields the protein MAFASSASAAGVGACLITKTDTNPFFVKMKEGATAKAKELGVDLKTYAGKIDGDSESQVAAIESCIADGAKGILITASDTKGIVPTVKKARDAGLLVIALDTPLDPIDAADATFATDNLEAGKLIGAWAAATLGDKAKDAKIGFLDLTPSQPTVDVLRDQGFMMGYGIDVKDPNKIGDETDPRIVGHDVTNGNEEGGRKAMENLLQKDNTITVIHTINEPAAVGAYQALKAVGLESQVLIVSVDGGCPGVKSVAEGVIGATSQQYPLQMAALGIEAIAAFAKDGTKPKPTEGKNFFDTGVNLVTDKPATGVKSIDTKEGLAKCWG from the coding sequence ATGGCGTTCGCTTCGTCTGCGTCCGCGGCCGGCGTCGGCGCCTGCCTGATCACCAAGACCGACACCAATCCGTTCTTCGTCAAGATGAAGGAGGGCGCGACCGCCAAGGCCAAGGAACTTGGTGTCGATCTCAAGACCTATGCGGGCAAGATCGACGGTGACAGCGAGAGCCAGGTGGCGGCGATCGAAAGCTGCATCGCCGACGGCGCCAAGGGCATTTTGATCACCGCGTCCGACACCAAGGGCATCGTACCGACGGTGAAGAAGGCGCGCGATGCGGGCCTGCTGGTGATTGCGCTGGACACGCCGCTCGATCCGATCGACGCCGCCGACGCGACCTTCGCCACCGACAATCTGGAGGCCGGCAAGCTGATCGGCGCCTGGGCCGCCGCCACGCTCGGTGACAAGGCCAAGGACGCCAAGATCGGCTTCCTCGACCTGACACCCTCGCAGCCGACCGTGGACGTTCTGCGCGACCAGGGCTTCATGATGGGCTACGGCATCGACGTGAAGGACCCCAACAAGATCGGCGATGAGACCGATCCGCGCATCGTTGGCCATGATGTGACGAACGGTAACGAGGAAGGCGGCCGCAAGGCGATGGAAAACCTTCTGCAGAAGGACAACACCATCACCGTCATCCACACCATCAATGAGCCGGCCGCGGTCGGTGCCTACCAGGCGCTCAAGGCTGTCGGCCTCGAAAGCCAGGTGCTGATCGTCTCGGTCGACGGCGGTTGCCCCGGCGTGAAGTCGGTCGCCGAAGGCGTCATCGGCGCCACCTCGCAGCAATATCCGCTGCAGATGGCCGCACTTGGCATCGAGGCGATCGCCGCTTTCGCCAAGGACGGCACCAAGCCGAAGCCGACCGAGGGCAAGAACTTCTTCGACACCGGCGTCAACCTCGTCACCGACAAGCCGGCGACGGGCGTCAAGTCCATCGACACCAAGGAAGGCCTCGCCAAGTGCTGGGGCTGA
- a CDS encoding RbsD/FucU family protein, protein MLIGIPALLGPELLATLRAMGHGDEIAVVDGNYPAQEQARRLIRTDGHALMPVLDAILTLLPVDDVVPEALFRASVKGDPSLADPVHREMEAICAKRAPGRKVVALAGADFYARVKSAHAIVATSEPRLYANIIIRKGVIYPPETEKP, encoded by the coding sequence ATGCTGATCGGGATTCCGGCGCTGCTTGGTCCAGAGCTTCTGGCGACGTTGCGCGCCATGGGCCATGGTGACGAGATTGCCGTGGTCGACGGGAACTATCCGGCACAGGAGCAGGCAAGGCGCCTCATCAGGACCGATGGCCACGCCCTCATGCCCGTACTCGACGCGATACTGACGCTGCTTCCGGTCGACGATGTCGTGCCGGAGGCGCTGTTTCGCGCCTCGGTGAAAGGCGATCCGTCGCTTGCCGACCCCGTCCATCGTGAAATGGAGGCGATCTGCGCCAAACGCGCGCCGGGCCGCAAGGTGGTTGCACTGGCCGGCGCCGACTTCTATGCACGGGTCAAATCGGCGCATGCCATCGTCGCGACAAGCGAGCCGCGGCTTTACGCCAATATCATCATCCGCAAGGGCGTGATCTATCCGCCGGAGACCGAGAAGCCATGA
- the cysN gene encoding sulfate adenylyltransferase subunit CysN, whose translation MRHIMAKSLAPTDGVRDYLAAQEKKSLLRFLTCGSVDDGKSTLIGRLLSDTKQIFEDQLAALERDSRKHGTTGDDVDFALLVDGLEAEREQGITIDVAYRFFATPKRKFIVADTPGHEQYTRNMATGASTADLAIVLIDARQGVLRQTRRHSIIASLLGIRHIVLAVNKIDLVGFDQAVFNRIVEDYRQFSRDLGFQTIAPIPMSARYGDNVSGRSENTHWYSGPTLIEHLETVSVDEATAELPFRFPVQYVNRPNLDFRGFAGTIASGMIAQDDEVVVAKSGKSSHVKRIVAYGGDLKQAVAGQAITLVLDDEVEVSRGNMLVSPSARPQVADQFAANIVWFDEHALLPGRSYILRTETDQTSATVTDLKYRINVNDFAHEAAKSLEMNEVGICNISTRAPIAFDPFGENRTTGAFILIDRISNATVGAGMIVHSLRRAENIHWQSLDVGKRVRSDMKNQRPAVFWFTGLSGSGKSTIANLFEKKLFATGRHTYILDGDNVRHGLNRDLGFTDVDRVENIRRVAEVAKLMADAGLIVIVSFISPFSAERRMARELMADGEFIEVFVDTPFEECARRDPKGLYARALNGEIKNFTGVDSPYEAPEKPEIHLKTLGRSAEEMVDALEHWLNERDIAEDQYDNGGGI comes from the coding sequence ATGCGCCACATCATGGCAAAGAGCCTCGCTCCAACGGACGGCGTCCGCGATTATCTGGCCGCGCAGGAGAAGAAGTCGCTGCTGCGCTTCCTGACCTGCGGTTCGGTGGATGATGGCAAGTCGACGTTGATCGGACGCCTGCTCTCCGACACCAAGCAGATTTTCGAGGACCAGCTCGCCGCGCTTGAACGCGATTCGCGCAAGCATGGCACGACGGGCGACGACGTCGACTTCGCGCTGTTGGTCGACGGCCTCGAGGCGGAGCGCGAGCAAGGCATTACCATCGACGTCGCCTACCGCTTCTTTGCCACGCCGAAGCGCAAGTTCATCGTCGCCGACACGCCCGGCCACGAGCAATATACCCGCAACATGGCGACAGGCGCTTCGACCGCCGACCTGGCGATCGTGCTGATCGATGCCCGGCAGGGGGTGCTGCGCCAGACGCGGCGCCATTCGATCATCGCCTCGTTGCTCGGCATCCGCCACATCGTCCTGGCGGTCAACAAGATCGATCTCGTCGGTTTTGACCAGGCGGTCTTCAACAGGATCGTCGAGGACTACCGGCAGTTCTCACGCGATCTCGGCTTCCAGACCATCGCGCCGATCCCGATGTCGGCCCGCTACGGCGACAATGTCAGCGGCCGCTCCGAAAACACGCATTGGTATTCCGGCCCGACATTGATCGAGCATCTCGAAACCGTCTCCGTCGACGAAGCCACGGCCGAGCTGCCGTTCCGCTTTCCGGTTCAGTACGTCAATCGCCCCAATCTCGATTTTCGCGGTTTTGCCGGCACCATCGCGTCGGGTATGATTGCGCAAGACGACGAGGTCGTGGTCGCCAAGTCGGGCAAGTCCTCGCATGTCAAACGCATCGTCGCCTATGGCGGCGATCTCAAACAGGCGGTGGCCGGCCAGGCCATCACGCTCGTTCTCGACGACGAGGTCGAGGTTTCCAGGGGCAACATGCTGGTTTCGCCGTCCGCACGGCCGCAGGTCGCCGACCAGTTCGCCGCCAACATAGTCTGGTTCGACGAGCATGCGCTGTTGCCGGGCCGTTCCTATATCCTGCGCACCGAGACCGATCAGACCAGCGCCACCGTCACCGACTTGAAGTACCGCATCAATGTCAACGACTTTGCGCATGAGGCGGCCAAGTCGCTTGAAATGAATGAAGTCGGTATCTGCAACATTTCGACCCGGGCGCCGATTGCCTTCGATCCGTTTGGCGAGAACCGGACCACTGGCGCCTTTATCCTGATCGATCGCATCAGCAACGCCACGGTTGGCGCAGGCATGATCGTGCACTCGCTGCGCCGCGCCGAAAACATCCATTGGCAATCGCTCGATGTCGGCAAGCGAGTGCGTTCCGACATGAAAAACCAGCGGCCCGCCGTGTTCTGGTTCACGGGGCTTTCGGGCTCCGGCAAGTCGACCATCGCCAACCTGTTCGAGAAGAAGCTTTTCGCTACTGGGCGTCATACCTACATTCTCGATGGCGACAATGTCCGCCACGGTCTCAACCGCGACCTTGGATTCACCGATGTCGATCGCGTCGAGAACATTCGCCGCGTCGCCGAAGTGGCCAAGCTGATGGCCGACGCCGGGCTGATCGTCATTGTCTCCTTCATTTCCCCGTTCAGCGCCGAGCGGCGGATGGCCAGGGAATTGATGGCCGATGGCGAGTTCATCGAGGTGTTTGTCGATACGCCTTTCGAGGAATGCGCCAGGCGTGATCCGAAGGGCCTCTATGCCCGCGCGCTGAATGGCGAGATCAAGAATTTCACCGGCGTCGATTCGCCTTACGAAGCACCGGAGAAACCGGAGATCCATCTGAAGACGCTCGGCAGATCGGCTGAAGAGATGGTAGATGCCCTGGAACACTGGCTGAACGAGCGGGACATTGCCGAAGACCAATATGACAATGGCGGCGGCATCTGA
- a CDS encoding ATP-binding cassette domain-containing protein, producing the protein MTQEPILTARGLVKRYGRVTALDNADFDLYPGEILAVIGDNGAGKSSLIKAISGAAVPDEGEIRLEGKPVSFKSPMEAREAGIETVYQNLALSPALSIADNMFLGREIRKPGFVGQWLRMLDRPAMEKRARDKLTELGLMTIQNISQAVETLSGGQRQGVAVARAAAFGSKMVIMDEPTAALGVKESRRVLELILDVKKRGLPIVLISHNMPHVFEVADRIHIHRLGRRLCVIDPKQYTMSDAVAFMTGAKTPPEAALAA; encoded by the coding sequence ATGACCCAGGAACCCATCCTCACCGCACGCGGCCTGGTCAAGCGCTATGGCCGCGTCACCGCTCTCGACAATGCCGATTTCGACCTTTACCCCGGCGAAATCCTTGCCGTCATCGGCGACAACGGCGCCGGCAAGTCGTCGCTCATCAAGGCGATTTCCGGCGCGGCCGTGCCGGACGAAGGCGAAATCCGGCTTGAAGGCAAACCCGTCTCCTTCAAGTCGCCCATGGAAGCCCGTGAAGCCGGCATCGAAACTGTCTACCAGAACCTGGCCTTGTCGCCGGCGCTTTCGATTGCCGACAATATGTTCCTTGGCCGCGAGATCCGCAAACCCGGCTTCGTCGGCCAGTGGCTTCGCATGCTGGACCGTCCGGCAATGGAAAAGCGTGCCCGCGACAAGCTCACCGAACTAGGCTTGATGACCATCCAGAACATCAGCCAGGCGGTGGAGACCCTGTCGGGCGGCCAACGCCAGGGCGTGGCTGTGGCCCGCGCCGCCGCCTTCGGGTCGAAAATGGTCATCATGGACGAGCCGACGGCGGCGCTCGGCGTCAAGGAGAGCCGCCGCGTGCTTGAACTGATCCTCGACGTGAAGAAGCGCGGCCTGCCGATCGTGCTCATCTCGCACAACATGCCACACGTCTTCGAGGTGGCGGACCGTATCCACATCCACCGTCTGGGCCGTCGACTGTGCGTCATCGACCCCAAGCAATATACGATGTCCGACGCCGTTGCCTTCATGACCGGGGCAAAAACACCCCCGGAGGCGGCATTGGCGGCCTGA
- a CDS encoding O-antigen ligase family protein: MSLFQKCHAVILGGFPAWTSNRDEIVFRMLLGLYALSPALFAFVEMSPTVLTLVGALMGALALLTKRARFARGTIGLAIALALLSGFVLASALWSVDASRSLMAARDVFGYSIAAILLFQGILALASAQRERLARVSLAGMLIGVVSVMGWELYFAFLTEDPRFVENVFTLHKITVYGAFFAVIFLAQPRLVWKGLAALFAVLTLLYGRSTGVNLAIVLVAVMFVMPAKYRQHVLVGFFAVYLSLALIAPFVVAPLFAYLKTTGWLAFYPGTFAARLDLWQMISPRIADQPILGHGANTIRNAAGVVVSPTYYAQADLPSAHNIVFDLWYELGALGIIVYGVLLAAIIRMIGGLSGPCHFIASSYLIIAVVELSVDHRIWLSWVLGILVFAAGICIVQCRSMTRSGMEDGTTRHAAAFSK; encoded by the coding sequence ATGTCCTTGTTTCAGAAATGCCATGCCGTCATTTTGGGCGGCTTTCCCGCATGGACCAGCAATCGTGATGAAATAGTCTTCAGGATGTTGCTGGGCCTCTACGCCCTCTCTCCCGCCCTTTTCGCCTTCGTCGAAATGTCCCCAACGGTCTTAACGCTTGTCGGGGCACTCATGGGCGCTCTCGCCCTTTTGACGAAGCGTGCGCGTTTTGCCAGAGGCACGATAGGCCTTGCAATTGCTCTCGCTCTCTTGTCAGGCTTTGTCCTTGCGAGCGCCCTGTGGTCGGTCGATGCGAGCCGCTCTCTCATGGCGGCGAGGGACGTGTTTGGCTACTCGATCGCCGCTATCCTGCTGTTTCAGGGCATCCTCGCGCTTGCGAGCGCTCAGCGCGAGCGGCTCGCGCGGGTGTCATTGGCCGGCATGTTGATCGGCGTCGTATCGGTGATGGGCTGGGAACTGTATTTTGCGTTTCTGACCGAAGATCCACGCTTTGTGGAGAACGTTTTCACCCTCCATAAGATCACGGTGTACGGAGCTTTTTTTGCCGTCATATTTCTTGCCCAGCCGAGGCTGGTCTGGAAAGGGCTTGCGGCTCTCTTTGCCGTTCTGACATTGCTCTACGGCCGATCGACCGGCGTCAATCTGGCGATTGTCCTCGTGGCGGTGATGTTTGTCATGCCCGCGAAATACCGCCAGCACGTTTTGGTTGGATTTTTCGCCGTCTATTTGTCTCTTGCCCTGATTGCCCCCTTCGTCGTCGCGCCGCTGTTCGCCTACCTCAAAACAACGGGATGGCTGGCTTTCTATCCAGGAACCTTCGCAGCGCGGCTTGATCTATGGCAGATGATTTCGCCCCGCATCGCGGACCAGCCGATCCTCGGCCATGGCGCCAATACGATCAGAAACGCGGCCGGGGTTGTCGTGAGTCCGACATATTATGCGCAGGCGGATCTCCCAAGCGCACATAATATCGTATTCGATTTGTGGTACGAACTGGGAGCGCTGGGCATCATCGTGTATGGGGTGCTCCTGGCGGCGATCATAAGAATGATCGGTGGTTTGAGCGGCCCCTGCCATTTCATAGCCAGCTCCTACCTGATCATAGCTGTCGTCGAACTCTCGGTCGACCATCGGATCTGGTTGTCATGGGTGCTGGGCATTTTGGTCTTCGCCGCGGGGATCTGCATAGTGCAGTGCCGTTCCATGACCCGATCGGGAATGGAAGACGGGACCACAAGACACGCGGCGGCCTTCTCAAAATAA
- a CDS encoding ABC transporter permease, translating into MAQAQEFEKVLSASDTSVAAFDEHKSAVKRIQHFLHSTPAAVPLIVLLLSIVIFGITIGGRFFSSYTLTLILQQIAIVGILGAAQTLVILTAGIDLSIGVIMVISAVIMGNCAVSYGMPSVLAVAIGLAAGAACGLLNGLLVAYMKLPPFIVTLGTWNIVMATNFIYSANETIRDTDVDNQAPLLHLFALSFKVGTAVLTLGVIATVVLVLVLWYVLNHTAWGRHVYAVGDDQEAAKLSGIQTKKVLMTVYTLAGLIAAFAAWVSIGRNGSISPSAAVTDYNLQAITATVIGGISLFGGRGSILGTLFGAMIVGVVSMGLNMLGADPQWKVLLTGVLIIGAVAIDQWIRKVSA; encoded by the coding sequence ATGGCTCAAGCTCAGGAATTCGAGAAGGTTCTCTCGGCCAGCGATACAAGTGTAGCCGCTTTTGACGAGCACAAATCAGCCGTCAAGCGCATCCAGCATTTTCTGCATTCGACGCCGGCGGCGGTGCCGCTGATCGTGCTGCTTCTGTCGATCGTCATCTTCGGCATCACGATCGGCGGGCGGTTCTTCTCGTCCTACACGCTGACACTGATCCTGCAGCAGATCGCCATCGTCGGCATTCTCGGCGCCGCGCAGACACTGGTCATCCTGACCGCCGGCATCGACCTGTCGATCGGGGTGATCATGGTGATTTCGGCCGTGATCATGGGCAATTGCGCGGTCAGCTACGGCATGCCGAGCGTGCTCGCCGTGGCGATCGGGCTTGCCGCCGGTGCGGCTTGCGGGCTGCTGAACGGGCTGCTGGTCGCCTATATGAAGCTGCCGCCCTTCATCGTGACGCTTGGCACCTGGAACATCGTCATGGCCACGAACTTCATCTATTCGGCCAATGAGACGATCCGCGACACCGACGTCGACAACCAGGCACCGCTGCTGCACCTGTTTGCCCTGAGCTTCAAGGTCGGCACGGCCGTGCTGACGCTCGGCGTCATCGCCACGGTCGTGCTCGTGCTGGTTCTTTGGTACGTGCTCAACCACACCGCATGGGGCCGTCACGTCTACGCCGTCGGCGACGACCAGGAGGCGGCGAAGCTGTCGGGTATCCAGACCAAGAAGGTGCTGATGACGGTTTACACCCTTGCCGGGCTGATCGCCGCTTTCGCGGCCTGGGTCTCCATCGGCCGCAACGGCTCGATCTCGCCGTCCGCCGCTGTTACCGACTACAATCTGCAGGCGATCACCGCGACCGTGATCGGCGGTATTTCTCTCTTCGGCGGCCGCGGCTCCATCCTCGGCACGCTGTTCGGCGCGATGATCGTCGGCGTCGTCTCGATGGGCCTCAACATGCTCGGCGCCGATCCGCAATGGAAAGTGCTGCTTACCGGCGTGCTGATCATCGGCGCCGTCGCCATCGACCAATGGATCAGAAAGGTTTCGGCATGA